The following coding sequences are from one Culex quinquefasciatus strain JHB chromosome 1, VPISU_Cqui_1.0_pri_paternal, whole genome shotgun sequence window:
- the LOC119765199 gene encoding uncharacterized protein LOC119765199, with product MGEIFTKYDINDATTMLGPREEDKTIPLKKLTIETAVCWQALLKILQHTESYELDAYNVDLTAFCNYVKTFADTPTLCNNIRQLAYDPSMTADKLQKMYFQSMMQVLLEIVTSYDLGDEVGRENLKKVLAEMLACGDLGEGNVKTIMSIFERLVGYVEQRFRFCVDLINGILEPSRAVV from the exons ATGGGGGAGATCTTTAC TAAATACGACATCAACGACGCCACCACGATGCTCGGGCCGCGCGAAGAGGACAAAACGATCCCGTTGAAGAAACTCACCATCGAGACGGCCGTCTGCTGGCAAGCGCTGCTCAAGATCCTCCAACACACCGAGTCGTACGAGCTGGACGCGTACAATGTGGATCTGACGGCGTTTTGCAACTACGTTAAGAC CTTTGCGGACACGCCGACGCTGTGCAACAACATCCGGCAGTTGGCATACGATCCGTCAATGACGGCGGACAAGTTACAGAAGATGTACTTCCAGTCGATGATGCAGGTGCTGCTAGAGATTGTGACGTCGTACGATCTGGGTGACGAGGTCGGTCGGGAGAACTTGAAGAAGGTGCTGGCGGAAATGTTGGCTTGCGGCGATCTTGGCGAGGGCAACGTGAAGACGATTATGTCCATCTTTGAGCGGTTGGTGGGTTATGTCGAGCAGAGGTTCCGATTCTGTGTGGATTTGATCAACGGAATTTTGGAACCCTCGCGAGCGGTTGTTTAG